The Zonotrichia albicollis isolate bZonAlb1 chromosome 6, bZonAlb1.hap1, whole genome shotgun sequence genome window below encodes:
- the DHCR7 gene encoding 7-dehydrocholesterol reductase: MAAHQEKKLAEERKHQNMQNDTKTSQGQWGRAWEVDWFSLASILFLLMFAPLIVYYFIMSCDQYQCSLTDPLLDLLTGNKHLSDIWNRTPMLTYRAAAIYSLWVTFQVFLYVSIPDFCHKFLPGYVGGVQEGAVTPAGAVNKYEINGLQAWIISHVLWFANAYCFHFFSPTIIFDNWIPLLWCANILGYAVSTFAIIKGYFFPTNAKDCKITGNFFYDYMMGIEFNPRIGKWFDFKLFFNGRPGIVAWTLINLSFAAKQQELHGEVTNSMILVNVLQGIYVLDFFWNEAWYLKTIDICHDHFGWYLGWGDCVWLPYLYTLQGLYLVYHPVQLRTDYAMGVLMLGLLGYYIFRMTNHQKDLFRRTNGNCRIWGKKPEYIECSYMSVDGTKYYSKLMTSGFWGWARHFNYTGDLMGSLAYCLACGFEHLLPYFYIIYMTILLTHRCIRDEHRCSSKYGKDWKCYTAVVRYRLLPGVF; encoded by the exons ATGGCAGCCCATCAGGAGAAAAAACTtgctgaagaaagaaaacaccaaaacatGCAAAATGATACTAAAACATCTCAAGGCCAGTGGGGGAGAGCATG GGAGGTGGACTGGTTTTCCTTGGCAAGCATCCTTTTCCTGCTGATGTTTGCACCGCTGATTGTATATTACTTCATCATGTCCTGTGACCAGTACCAGTGCTCTCTGACTGATCCACTCCTGGACTTGCTGACTGGGAATAAGCATCTGTCTGACATTTGGAACAGGACTCCCATGCTGACCTACAGGGCTGCTGCCATTTATTCCCTTTGGGTCACTTTCCAG GTGTTTTTGTATGTGTCCATTCCTGATTTCTGCCATAAATTTCTGCCTGGATATGTGGGAGGTGTACAAGAAGGTGCTGTCACCCCTGCTG GTGCTGTgaataaatatgaaataaatggACTTCAGGCGTGGATCATTAGCCATGTGCTTTGGTTTGCAAATGCTTATTGCTTCCACTTCTTCTCACCTACCATCATTTTTGACAACTGGATTCCTCTCCTGTGGTGTGCCAATATCTTGGGATATGCAGTGTCCACCTTTGCAATAATCAAAGGCTACTTTTTCCCTACTAATGCAAAAGACTG caaaATCACTGGCAACTTCTTTTATGACTACATGATGGGGATTGAATTTAACCCTCGAATAGGGAAGTGGTTTGATTTCAAGCTGTTCTTCAATGGGCGCCCTGGGATTGTGGCCTGGACTCTTATCAACCTCTCCTTTGCTGCCAAACAACAGGAGCTGCATGGTGAAGTGACAAACTCCATGATCCTTGTCAATGTCCTCCAG GGTATTTATGTTCTGGACTTCTTTTGGAATGAAGCCTGGTACTTGAAAACCATTGATATCTGCCATGACCATTTTGGATGGTATTTGGGCTGGGGAGACTGTGTTTGGTTGCCTTACCTCTATACTTTGCAG GGTCTGTACTTGGTTTACCATCCCGTCCAGCTACGCACAGATTATGCCATGGGGGTCTTGATGTTGGGTTTGCTGGGTTATTACATCTTCAGAATGACCAACCACCAGAAGGACCTGTTCCGTCGCACCAATGGCAACTGCAGGATCTGGGGGAAGAAGCCAGAGTACATTGAATGCTCCTACATGTCTGTGGATGGCACCAAGTACTACAGCAAGCTGATGACCTCAGGGTTCTGGGGCTGGGCACGTCATTTCAACTACACAGGAGACCTGATGGGCTCGCTAGCCTATTGCCTGGCTTGTGGCTTTGAGCACCTGCTGCCTTACTTCTACATCATTTACATGACCATCCTGCTCACCCACCGCTGCATCAGGGACGAGCACCGCTGTAGCAGCAAGTATGGGAAGGACTGGAAGTGCTACACTGCTGTAGTGCGCTACCGGCTCCTACCCGGGGTGTTTTAA
- the LOC141729427 gene encoding uncharacterized protein LOC141729427, which produces MEPSGVQRMFRSQLATPSHSPPNTNHGPFLWQTKLTCPAYGCQIAGELGTIKPARLGTGDSLSLGTILRTVNFQEPPGHYRPQAPKHKSRTFSQANKTHHSQQQAPKQKPQPFSLANKTHLPASGWQIVVTFTAVFFLPLLGLFSTFCSIVLPVFSGAPPGLSTHPYSFQSPSRATAAAQLRTLQLQLVWSNSDPHRCHNTTYIQAPIMTHTDVTIQHIFRPPQQIAGATWYNQTSPTWYWCHFEAGNYPVYCGFSGASRPLPGTGPQTQTTALFRGKQKSPAHLLGGRLQEPFGTLKPARLSTGATMGLGTILRIMHFQEPAGHSKPQAPNTNHGPFPGKQNSAALLLHGRLQEPLDNMKLARLSTGATLGLETILRTVDVQEPADNSRPQAPKHKPWSFPWQTNLTWQIGWQIAGATWYYQTSQTWHRCHLVSEDHPL; this is translated from the coding sequence atGGAGCCATCCGGCGTACAacggatgttcaggagccagctggccactccaagccacagtcccccaaacacaaaccacggcccttttctttggcaaacaaaactcacctgccccgcttatggatgtcagattgcaggagaacttggtactatcaaaccagcccgacttggcactggtgactccttgagtctgggaactatcctgcgtaccgtgaattttcaggagccacccggccactaccggcctcaggcccccaaacacaaatcacgcACCTTTTcgcaggcaaacaaaactcaccactcccagcaacaggcccccaaacaaaaaccacagcccttttccctggcaaacaaaactcacctccccgcttctggatggcagattgttGTAACCTTCACTGCAGTGTTTTTCTTGCCTCttctggggctcttctccactTTCTGCAGCatagtccttcctgtcttctcaggagcccctcctgggctctcgacccacccctattcatttcagtcaccctcacgagctacagctgctgcccaactaaggaccctgcagctgcagctcgtttggagcaactcggacccacacagatgccacaatacaacatatattcaggcccccataATGACACACACAGAtgttacaatacaacatatattcaggcccccacaacagattgcaggagccacttggtacaatcaaaccagcccgacttggtattGGTGCCACTTTGAGGCTGGGAACTATCcagtgtattgtggattttcaggagccagccggccactcccaggcacaggcccccaaacacaaaccacggcgcttttccgtggcaaacaaaaatcacctgcccaccttctgggtggcagattgcaggagccatttggtactctgaaaccagccagacttagcacaggtgccaccatgggtctgggaactatcctgcgtatcatgcattttcaggagccagccggccactccaagccacaggccccaaacacaaaccatggccctttccctggcaaacaaaactcagctgcactgcttctgcatggcagactgcaggagccacttgataaTATGAAACTAGCCCggcttagcactggtgccaccttgggtctggaaaccatcctgcgtaccgtggatgttcaggagccagccgacaactcccggccacaggcacccaaacataAACCATGGtcctttccttggcaaacaaatctcacctgGCAGattggatggcagattgcaggagccacttggtactatcaaaccagccagacttggcacaggtgccaccttgtATCTGAGGACCATCCTctgtaa